From the genome of Arvicola amphibius chromosome 9, mArvAmp1.2, whole genome shotgun sequence, one region includes:
- the Il1r1 gene encoding interleukin-1 receptor type 1 isoform X2: MRVLLGLLCFIALQLSLETDDCKEYSNEIILFSYVNEIDIRDCPLIPNEKRGTIIWYKNDSKTPISVEQSFRIHQQNERLWFAPAKMEDSGHYYCIVRNSTHCLKTKITMKVLETDPGLCYNTQATFKQRLYIAGDGSLVCPYLDFFKDEKNQLPKVQWYKDCKPLPLDSENFFGAKNKLMVRNVAEEHGGNYICRVSYTYLGKEYPVTRAIEFITIGESKSDRPVILSPRNETMEVEPESRIQLICNVTGQESDLVYWKWNGSAIEEGDPLLVEDYQVVQHPSSKRKYTLITVLNISAVRSHFYNRPFTCVVRNTNIMESAYVTLIYPAPDFKNYIIGTFVILTAIIISCVFIYKIFKVDIVLWYRDSFSHFLPPKASDGKIYDAYILYPKTVGGGPSSNLDTFVFKLLPEVLEGQFGYKLFICGRDDYAGEDIFEVTNENVKKSRRLIIILVRDMGGFSWLGHSSEEQIAIYNALTREGIKVVLLELESIQDYEKMPESIQFIKRKHGAICWSGDFKEGPQSAKTMFWKNVRYHMPAQRQSSLSRHHLLTPDPVLDTKGKQQAETHLPLG, from the exons atgaCTGTAAAGAATATTCAAATgagatcattttattttcatatgtaaatgAAATTGATATTCGTGATTGTCCTCTTATCCCGAATGAAAAGCGTGGCACCATAATCTGGTATAAAAATGACAGCAAGACACCCATATCAGTAGAACAGAGCTTCAGGATTCATCAGCAAAACGAACGGCTTTGGTTTGCTCCTGCCAAGATGGAGGACTCTGGACATTACTACTGTATAGTGAG AAACTCAACtcactgtctcaaaactaaaataacCATGAAGGTTTTAGAGACCGACCCTGGCTTGTGTTACAACACACAAGCCACCTTCAAACAGCGCCTCTACATTGCAGGGGATGGAAGTCTTGTATGCccttatttggatttttttaaggATGAAAAGAACCAGTTACCCAAAGTTCAGTGGTATAAG GATTGTAAACCACTGCCTCTTGACAGCGAAAACTTCTTTGGGGCCAAGAATAAACTGATGGTGAGGAACGTGGCTGAAGAGCATGGGGGGAACTACATTTGCCGCGTGTCCTACACGTACCTGGGGAAGGAGTATCCAGTCACCCGAGCGATAGAGTTCATCACGATAG GTGAGAGCAAGAGCGACAGGCCTGTGATCCTGAGCCCGCGGAACGAGACGATGGAAGTAGAGCCAG AATCCAGGATACAGCTGATCTGCAATGTCACAGGCCAGGAATCGGATCTTGTCTACTGGAAGTGGAACGGATCAGCAATTGAAGAGGGCGATCCTCTCCTAGTGGAAGATTACCAAGT TGTGCAACATCCTTCatccaaaagaaaatatacacTCATTACAGTACTTAACATTTCAGCAGTCCGGAGCCACTTTTATAATCGTCCATTTACGTGTGTCGTCAGGAACACAAACATTATGGAGTCGGCATATGTCACATTAATATATCCAG cCCCTGATTTCAAGAATTACATCATTGGGACCTTTGTCATCTTAACAGCTATAATTATATCGTGtgttttcatctataaaatcTTCAAAGTTGACATTGTCCTTTGGTACAGGGattctttctcccattttctcccccCAAAAG CTTCAGATGGAAAGATCTATGATGCATATATTCTCTATCCCAAGACCGTTGGAGGGGGACCCTCCTCAAACTTAGACACTTTTGTGTTCAAGCTGTTGCCTGAGGTCTTAGAGGGTCAGTTTGGATACAAGCTGTTCATCTGTGGAAGAGACGACTATGCTGGGGAAG ATATTTTCGAGGTTACTAATGAAAACGTAAAGAAAAGCAGGAGGCTGATTATCATTTTAGTGAGAGATATGGGCGGCTTCAGCTGGCTGGGCCACTCGTCTGAAGAGCAAATCGCCATTTATAATGCTCTCACCCGGGAAGGAATTAAAGTTGTCCTGCTCGAGCTGGAGAGCATCCAAGACTATGAGAAAATGCCTGAATCTATTCAGTTCATTAAGCGGAAACACGGAGCCATTTGCTGGTCAGGGGACTTTAAAGAGGGACCACAGTCCGCAAAGACCATGTTCTGGAAAAACGTCCGATACCACATGCCAGCCCAACGGCAATCATCGCTGTCCAGACATCATTTACTAACCCCGGATCCTGTGCTGGACACTAAGGGGAAACAGCAGGCAGAGACTCACTTGCCTCTCGGCTAA
- the Il1r1 gene encoding interleukin-1 receptor type 1 isoform X3: MPRRRLSKYLLWLHFLPYRWTKGHTIKIAKENMRVLLGLLCFIALQLSLETDDCKEYSNEIILFSYVNEIDIRDCPLIPNEKRGTIIWYKNDSKTPISVEQSFRIHQQNERLWFAPAKMEDSGHYYCIVRNSTHCLKTKITMKVLETDPGLCYNTQATFKQRLYIAGDGSLVCPYLDFFKDEKNQLPKVQWYKDCKPLPLDSENFFGAKNKLMVRNVAEEHGGNYICRVSYTYLGKEYPVTRAIEFITIGESKSDRPVILSPRNETMEVEPESRIQLICNVTGQESDLVYWKWNGSAIEEGDPLLVEDYQVVQHPSSKRKYTLITVLNISAVRSHFYNRPFTCVVRNTNIMESAYVTLIYPASDGKIYDAYILYPKTVGGGPSSNLDTFVFKLLPEVLEGQFGYKLFICGRDDYAGEDIFEVTNENVKKSRRLIIILVRDMGGFSWLGHSSEEQIAIYNALTREGIKVVLLELESIQDYEKMPESIQFIKRKHGAICWSGDFKEGPQSAKTMFWKNVRYHMPAQRQSSLSRHHLLTPDPVLDTKGKQQAETHLPLG; the protein is encoded by the exons atgaCTGTAAAGAATATTCAAATgagatcattttattttcatatgtaaatgAAATTGATATTCGTGATTGTCCTCTTATCCCGAATGAAAAGCGTGGCACCATAATCTGGTATAAAAATGACAGCAAGACACCCATATCAGTAGAACAGAGCTTCAGGATTCATCAGCAAAACGAACGGCTTTGGTTTGCTCCTGCCAAGATGGAGGACTCTGGACATTACTACTGTATAGTGAG AAACTCAACtcactgtctcaaaactaaaataacCATGAAGGTTTTAGAGACCGACCCTGGCTTGTGTTACAACACACAAGCCACCTTCAAACAGCGCCTCTACATTGCAGGGGATGGAAGTCTTGTATGCccttatttggatttttttaaggATGAAAAGAACCAGTTACCCAAAGTTCAGTGGTATAAG GATTGTAAACCACTGCCTCTTGACAGCGAAAACTTCTTTGGGGCCAAGAATAAACTGATGGTGAGGAACGTGGCTGAAGAGCATGGGGGGAACTACATTTGCCGCGTGTCCTACACGTACCTGGGGAAGGAGTATCCAGTCACCCGAGCGATAGAGTTCATCACGATAG GTGAGAGCAAGAGCGACAGGCCTGTGATCCTGAGCCCGCGGAACGAGACGATGGAAGTAGAGCCAG AATCCAGGATACAGCTGATCTGCAATGTCACAGGCCAGGAATCGGATCTTGTCTACTGGAAGTGGAACGGATCAGCAATTGAAGAGGGCGATCCTCTCCTAGTGGAAGATTACCAAGT TGTGCAACATCCTTCatccaaaagaaaatatacacTCATTACAGTACTTAACATTTCAGCAGTCCGGAGCCACTTTTATAATCGTCCATTTACGTGTGTCGTCAGGAACACAAACATTATGGAGTCGGCATATGTCACATTAATATATCCAG CTTCAGATGGAAAGATCTATGATGCATATATTCTCTATCCCAAGACCGTTGGAGGGGGACCCTCCTCAAACTTAGACACTTTTGTGTTCAAGCTGTTGCCTGAGGTCTTAGAGGGTCAGTTTGGATACAAGCTGTTCATCTGTGGAAGAGACGACTATGCTGGGGAAG ATATTTTCGAGGTTACTAATGAAAACGTAAAGAAAAGCAGGAGGCTGATTATCATTTTAGTGAGAGATATGGGCGGCTTCAGCTGGCTGGGCCACTCGTCTGAAGAGCAAATCGCCATTTATAATGCTCTCACCCGGGAAGGAATTAAAGTTGTCCTGCTCGAGCTGGAGAGCATCCAAGACTATGAGAAAATGCCTGAATCTATTCAGTTCATTAAGCGGAAACACGGAGCCATTTGCTGGTCAGGGGACTTTAAAGAGGGACCACAGTCCGCAAAGACCATGTTCTGGAAAAACGTCCGATACCACATGCCAGCCCAACGGCAATCATCGCTGTCCAGACATCATTTACTAACCCCGGATCCTGTGCTGGACACTAAGGGGAAACAGCAGGCAGAGACTCACTTGCCTCTCGGCTAA
- the Il1r1 gene encoding interleukin-1 receptor type 1 isoform X1 has product MPRRRLSKYLLWLHFLPYRWTKGHTIKIAKENMRVLLGLLCFIALQLSLETDDCKEYSNEIILFSYVNEIDIRDCPLIPNEKRGTIIWYKNDSKTPISVEQSFRIHQQNERLWFAPAKMEDSGHYYCIVRNSTHCLKTKITMKVLETDPGLCYNTQATFKQRLYIAGDGSLVCPYLDFFKDEKNQLPKVQWYKDCKPLPLDSENFFGAKNKLMVRNVAEEHGGNYICRVSYTYLGKEYPVTRAIEFITIGESKSDRPVILSPRNETMEVEPESRIQLICNVTGQESDLVYWKWNGSAIEEGDPLLVEDYQVVQHPSSKRKYTLITVLNISAVRSHFYNRPFTCVVRNTNIMESAYVTLIYPAPDFKNYIIGTFVILTAIIISCVFIYKIFKVDIVLWYRDSFSHFLPPKASDGKIYDAYILYPKTVGGGPSSNLDTFVFKLLPEVLEGQFGYKLFICGRDDYAGEDIFEVTNENVKKSRRLIIILVRDMGGFSWLGHSSEEQIAIYNALTREGIKVVLLELESIQDYEKMPESIQFIKRKHGAICWSGDFKEGPQSAKTMFWKNVRYHMPAQRQSSLSRHHLLTPDPVLDTKGKQQAETHLPLG; this is encoded by the exons atgaCTGTAAAGAATATTCAAATgagatcattttattttcatatgtaaatgAAATTGATATTCGTGATTGTCCTCTTATCCCGAATGAAAAGCGTGGCACCATAATCTGGTATAAAAATGACAGCAAGACACCCATATCAGTAGAACAGAGCTTCAGGATTCATCAGCAAAACGAACGGCTTTGGTTTGCTCCTGCCAAGATGGAGGACTCTGGACATTACTACTGTATAGTGAG AAACTCAACtcactgtctcaaaactaaaataacCATGAAGGTTTTAGAGACCGACCCTGGCTTGTGTTACAACACACAAGCCACCTTCAAACAGCGCCTCTACATTGCAGGGGATGGAAGTCTTGTATGCccttatttggatttttttaaggATGAAAAGAACCAGTTACCCAAAGTTCAGTGGTATAAG GATTGTAAACCACTGCCTCTTGACAGCGAAAACTTCTTTGGGGCCAAGAATAAACTGATGGTGAGGAACGTGGCTGAAGAGCATGGGGGGAACTACATTTGCCGCGTGTCCTACACGTACCTGGGGAAGGAGTATCCAGTCACCCGAGCGATAGAGTTCATCACGATAG GTGAGAGCAAGAGCGACAGGCCTGTGATCCTGAGCCCGCGGAACGAGACGATGGAAGTAGAGCCAG AATCCAGGATACAGCTGATCTGCAATGTCACAGGCCAGGAATCGGATCTTGTCTACTGGAAGTGGAACGGATCAGCAATTGAAGAGGGCGATCCTCTCCTAGTGGAAGATTACCAAGT TGTGCAACATCCTTCatccaaaagaaaatatacacTCATTACAGTACTTAACATTTCAGCAGTCCGGAGCCACTTTTATAATCGTCCATTTACGTGTGTCGTCAGGAACACAAACATTATGGAGTCGGCATATGTCACATTAATATATCCAG cCCCTGATTTCAAGAATTACATCATTGGGACCTTTGTCATCTTAACAGCTATAATTATATCGTGtgttttcatctataaaatcTTCAAAGTTGACATTGTCCTTTGGTACAGGGattctttctcccattttctcccccCAAAAG CTTCAGATGGAAAGATCTATGATGCATATATTCTCTATCCCAAGACCGTTGGAGGGGGACCCTCCTCAAACTTAGACACTTTTGTGTTCAAGCTGTTGCCTGAGGTCTTAGAGGGTCAGTTTGGATACAAGCTGTTCATCTGTGGAAGAGACGACTATGCTGGGGAAG ATATTTTCGAGGTTACTAATGAAAACGTAAAGAAAAGCAGGAGGCTGATTATCATTTTAGTGAGAGATATGGGCGGCTTCAGCTGGCTGGGCCACTCGTCTGAAGAGCAAATCGCCATTTATAATGCTCTCACCCGGGAAGGAATTAAAGTTGTCCTGCTCGAGCTGGAGAGCATCCAAGACTATGAGAAAATGCCTGAATCTATTCAGTTCATTAAGCGGAAACACGGAGCCATTTGCTGGTCAGGGGACTTTAAAGAGGGACCACAGTCCGCAAAGACCATGTTCTGGAAAAACGTCCGATACCACATGCCAGCCCAACGGCAATCATCGCTGTCCAGACATCATTTACTAACCCCGGATCCTGTGCTGGACACTAAGGGGAAACAGCAGGCAGAGACTCACTTGCCTCTCGGCTAA
- the Il1r1 gene encoding interleukin-1 receptor type 1 isoform X4 — protein MVRNVAEEHGGNYICRVSYTYLGKEYPVTRAIEFITIGESKSDRPVILSPRNETMEVEPESRIQLICNVTGQESDLVYWKWNGSAIEEGDPLLVEDYQVVQHPSSKRKYTLITVLNISAVRSHFYNRPFTCVVRNTNIMESAYVTLIYPAPDFKNYIIGTFVILTAIIISCVFIYKIFKVDIVLWYRDSFSHFLPPKASDGKIYDAYILYPKTVGGGPSSNLDTFVFKLLPEVLEGQFGYKLFICGRDDYAGEDIFEVTNENVKKSRRLIIILVRDMGGFSWLGHSSEEQIAIYNALTREGIKVVLLELESIQDYEKMPESIQFIKRKHGAICWSGDFKEGPQSAKTMFWKNVRYHMPAQRQSSLSRHHLLTPDPVLDTKGKQQAETHLPLG, from the exons ATGGTGAGGAACGTGGCTGAAGAGCATGGGGGGAACTACATTTGCCGCGTGTCCTACACGTACCTGGGGAAGGAGTATCCAGTCACCCGAGCGATAGAGTTCATCACGATAG GTGAGAGCAAGAGCGACAGGCCTGTGATCCTGAGCCCGCGGAACGAGACGATGGAAGTAGAGCCAG AATCCAGGATACAGCTGATCTGCAATGTCACAGGCCAGGAATCGGATCTTGTCTACTGGAAGTGGAACGGATCAGCAATTGAAGAGGGCGATCCTCTCCTAGTGGAAGATTACCAAGT TGTGCAACATCCTTCatccaaaagaaaatatacacTCATTACAGTACTTAACATTTCAGCAGTCCGGAGCCACTTTTATAATCGTCCATTTACGTGTGTCGTCAGGAACACAAACATTATGGAGTCGGCATATGTCACATTAATATATCCAG cCCCTGATTTCAAGAATTACATCATTGGGACCTTTGTCATCTTAACAGCTATAATTATATCGTGtgttttcatctataaaatcTTCAAAGTTGACATTGTCCTTTGGTACAGGGattctttctcccattttctcccccCAAAAG CTTCAGATGGAAAGATCTATGATGCATATATTCTCTATCCCAAGACCGTTGGAGGGGGACCCTCCTCAAACTTAGACACTTTTGTGTTCAAGCTGTTGCCTGAGGTCTTAGAGGGTCAGTTTGGATACAAGCTGTTCATCTGTGGAAGAGACGACTATGCTGGGGAAG ATATTTTCGAGGTTACTAATGAAAACGTAAAGAAAAGCAGGAGGCTGATTATCATTTTAGTGAGAGATATGGGCGGCTTCAGCTGGCTGGGCCACTCGTCTGAAGAGCAAATCGCCATTTATAATGCTCTCACCCGGGAAGGAATTAAAGTTGTCCTGCTCGAGCTGGAGAGCATCCAAGACTATGAGAAAATGCCTGAATCTATTCAGTTCATTAAGCGGAAACACGGAGCCATTTGCTGGTCAGGGGACTTTAAAGAGGGACCACAGTCCGCAAAGACCATGTTCTGGAAAAACGTCCGATACCACATGCCAGCCCAACGGCAATCATCGCTGTCCAGACATCATTTACTAACCCCGGATCCTGTGCTGGACACTAAGGGGAAACAGCAGGCAGAGACTCACTTGCCTCTCGGCTAA